The following proteins come from a genomic window of Flavobacteriales bacterium:
- a CDS encoding dienelactone hydrolase family protein, whose amino-acid sequence MKTLRKEDISQEVFDLYDDYAHNRIDRGEFIKKLSLYAVGGLTVSSLLSHISPNYRDSVTVEQNDPRIDSEYIQYDSPSGGGSIKGLLSKPKGIDAQLPGVVVVHENRGLNPYIEDVCRRTAIEGFISLAPDALSPLGGYPGNDDDGRALQEQRDKYEMLEDFIAAYDFLKDHVDCNGKIGVVGFCFGGWISNMMAVKIPDLGAAVPYYGKQPSDEEAEKIQAPLLLQFAELDERVNQGWHAFEAVLKAEGIKYTAHVYPNVNHGFHNNTTPRYDEAAATLSWSRTIEFFKAHLQ is encoded by the coding sequence ATGAAGACCCTAAGGAAAGAAGACATCAGCCAAGAGGTATTCGACCTATATGATGATTATGCCCACAATAGGATCGACCGAGGCGAATTCATTAAAAAACTATCTCTTTATGCAGTAGGTGGGCTGACCGTTAGTTCCTTGCTGAGCCATATATCTCCCAATTATAGAGATTCGGTCACCGTTGAACAGAACGACCCCAGAATAGATTCAGAATACATTCAATATGACTCACCTAGTGGAGGGGGATCTATTAAAGGGCTACTGTCAAAACCTAAGGGCATTGATGCCCAATTACCCGGTGTGGTCGTGGTACATGAGAACAGAGGGCTGAATCCATATATCGAAGATGTGTGCAGAAGAACAGCCATAGAAGGATTTATCAGTTTGGCTCCTGATGCTCTTAGTCCTCTTGGAGGTTATCCGGGCAACGATGATGATGGTCGTGCCTTACAAGAACAGCGTGACAAGTATGAAATGCTCGAGGACTTCATAGCGGCCTATGACTTTCTTAAAGACCACGTTGATTGCAATGGAAAGATCGGAGTTGTTGGTTTTTGTTTTGGGGGTTGGATCTCAAATATGATGGCGGTGAAGATTCCAGATCTGGGGGCCGCGGTTCCTTATTATGGAAAACAACCATCTGATGAAGAGGCCGAAAAGATACAGGCACCGCTGTTGCTGCAATTTGCCGAATTGGATGAAAGAGTGAATCAAGGCTGGCATGCTTTTGAAGCGGTGCTAAAAGCAGAGGGAATAAAATATACAGCACATGTCTACCCCAATGTCAATCACGGATTTCATAATAACACTACCCCTAGATATGATGAAGCAGCTGCTACTCTATCATGGTCTCGTACCATTGAATTCTTTAAGGCTCATCTACAGTAG
- a CDS encoding TonB-dependent receptor, with product TNPSAKYEASGTSGILNIVLKKDEKEGLNGSISLNTGIPDNHSVGVSLNRRTQKFNLFTQIGVGYRSLPRFSDNINLDKNAGTRILSEGESFRNETFYNITLGTDYHINENNVLTLSGRYAFEKEDNPAETIFREEDSTGQLLNASTRNEDTQADNPKWRFDLQYKKQFTDHEDHTLQMSALGNYFQKDQSSVFSNIPSEGVSLSNEQLSATDFGRTDYTFKLDYTRPIDEGFELETGAQYDINNVGNDYAVSDLIGGEYVINSDFTNDFDFDQKVLGAYATGAYEGQKVGVKVGLRVEDTELNTLLAATNEKNDQHYTSFFPSFHSSYKFTDNLSFQVGYSRRIRRPRLWDLNPFFNITNNFNIWTGNPNLQPEFTDSYELTSVYIRQKTSLSASLYYRYTTDVVERVSIFENNVNTTTPLNIGTSATAGLEITGKYSVDRRLTINGDLNLNRFVREGRFQDTDFDFDGQQWSGRLTAKFKFSKDLEFEMTGNYRSRFKTVQGERSASPSLDMGIRQKMLNGKIVANIGVRDLFRSRIFENIIDQEEFYLYSWSQRGRFITFGLSYGFGKGEAMTYSGGRRR from the coding sequence TCACTAATCCTTCCGCCAAGTATGAGGCTTCAGGTACCTCAGGGATCCTCAATATCGTATTGAAAAAGGATGAGAAAGAAGGATTGAATGGATCTATTTCGCTCAATACTGGAATTCCGGACAATCACAGTGTGGGAGTGAGTCTGAACCGAAGGACGCAGAAGTTCAACCTCTTCACCCAGATAGGAGTGGGGTATCGTTCTCTTCCTCGATTCTCTGACAATATCAATCTGGATAAGAATGCAGGTACAAGGATACTGAGCGAAGGAGAGTCCTTCCGTAATGAGACATTCTACAATATCACTCTCGGTACGGACTATCATATCAATGAGAACAATGTGCTGACCTTATCAGGCCGCTATGCCTTTGAGAAGGAGGACAATCCTGCAGAGACCATCTTCCGCGAAGAAGATAGCACCGGGCAGTTGTTGAACGCATCGACCCGAAATGAGGACACACAGGCGGATAATCCCAAGTGGCGATTCGACCTGCAGTACAAGAAGCAATTCACCGATCATGAGGATCATACCTTGCAGATGAGCGCTTTGGGAAACTACTTCCAGAAAGATCAAAGTTCTGTCTTCAGCAATATCCCTTCGGAAGGAGTGAGTCTCTCCAATGAGCAGTTGAGCGCCACGGACTTTGGTCGAACGGACTATACCTTCAAGCTGGACTATACCCGGCCGATAGATGAGGGATTCGAGTTAGAGACAGGTGCGCAGTATGACATCAATAACGTGGGCAATGACTATGCTGTGAGTGATCTTATAGGTGGGGAATATGTGATCAATAGTGACTTCACCAATGATTTCGATTTCGATCAGAAGGTACTCGGAGCCTATGCCACAGGGGCATACGAAGGACAGAAGGTCGGAGTCAAAGTAGGATTGCGGGTAGAAGACACGGAGCTGAATACCCTATTGGCTGCGACAAATGAGAAGAATGATCAGCACTATACCAGCTTTTTCCCAAGTTTCCACAGTTCATACAAGTTCACTGATAATCTATCATTCCAGGTAGGTTATTCCAGGCGGATAAGAAGACCCAGACTGTGGGACCTCAATCCATTCTTCAACATCACCAACAACTTCAATATCTGGACGGGTAACCCGAATCTGCAACCGGAATTCACAGATAGCTATGAGCTTACGAGTGTCTATATCAGGCAGAAGACCAGCCTGAGTGCCAGTCTGTACTACCGATATACGACCGATGTGGTAGAGAGGGTGTCCATATTCGAGAATAATGTGAATACCACTACTCCACTCAATATCGGGACCAGTGCTACTGCCGGCTTGGAGATCACGGGAAAGTATTCAGTCGATCGTAGGTTGACGATCAACGGTGATCTTAATCTGAACCGTTTCGTTCGGGAAGGTCGATTCCAGGATACGGATTTCGATTTCGATGGTCAACAGTGGTCGGGTAGACTAACAGCCAAATTCAAATTCTCCAAGGATCTCGAATTCGAGATGACAGGAAATTATCGTTCAAGATTCAAGACGGTACAAGGGGAGCGATCCGCCTCACCTTCCCTGGATATGGGAATCCGACAGAAGATGCTCAATGGTAAGATAGTGGCCAATATAGGGGTACGCGACCTCTTCAGAAGTAGGATCTTTGAGAACATAATCGACCAGGAAGAGTTCTATCTATATTCTTGGAGTCAGCGAGGCCGCTTCATCACCTTTGGTCTGAGCTATGGATTCGGCAAGGGAGAGGCTATGACCTACTCAGGAGGTAGGAGACGCTGA